The Planctellipticum variicoloris DNA window CCGGAGAGTGAACAGGGCATAGCAAGCGGGGAATCGTCAGAGGAAGTCTCGCTGGTTTTGCTTTTTTCTGGCGACTCGCGATTCCTCATCCGCTCTTCGCTCAACCCGAAGTCCAGGCTTTGGCAAAGCTGCAGCAGGGTTTCGCCCACGTCCCGGCGACGGCAGAATGAGCCTCTGAAACTTCTTCAGGAGCTCGCCATGACTCTCCGTCGCGCTGTCCTCTCCGCGTCGATTCTGCTCGTCGTCTCCTTCGTCGGCACGGCCGCCGCGGCGCCGCCCAACGTCCTGCTGCTGTTTACCGACGACCACGCGGCCCACGCCATGAGCTGTTATGGGTCGAAGGTCAACAAGACGCCACATCTGGATCGGATTGCTCAGGAGGGAATGCGGTTCGAGCACTGCTATGTGGGAAACTCGCTGTGCGGCCCCAGCCGGGCGACGATCCTCACCGGCAAGCACAGTCATAAAAACGGCTTCAAAAAGAACGGCGACCGGTTCGACGGCAGCCAGATGACATTCCCCAAGCTCCTGCAGCAGGCCGGCTACCAGACGGCGATGATTGGCAAGTGGCACCTGGAGAGCGATCCCACCGGGTTCGACCACTGGGAAGTCCTGGTCGGACAGGGGCCTTACTACAACCCGCCGATGATCCGCAACGGCGAGCGGGTCAAACACGAGGGGTACACGACCGAAATTATCGGCGACCTGACGCAGCAATGGCTCGACCGGCGGGATCCCAACAAGCCCTTCCTGCTGATGACCCAGCACAAGGCGCCTCACCGCGAGTGGCAGCCGGGACCCAGATACTTCGACATGTACAAAGACGAAGAAATCCCCGAGCCGGCCACGCTGTTCGACGACTACGGCGGACGGGCCTCCCCCGCCCGGACGCAGACGCTGAGTATTGCCCGCGAAATGAACGACCTCGACCTGAAGCTGGTGCCGCCTAAGAACCTGACGCCGGAGCAACTGAAACTCTGGCACGCCGCGTACGACGCCGAGAACGAGGCTTTTCACAAAGCGAATCTGCAGGGAAGCGAGCTGGTCCGCTGGAAATACCAGCGTTACATGAAGGACTACCTGCGCTGCGTCGCCGCGGTCGACGATCAAGTCGGCCGGGTTCTCGACTATCTGGACCGCAACGACCTCACGAAGAACACCGTCGTGATCTATGCCTCCGACCAGGGATTCTTCCTGGGAGATCACGGCTGGTTCGACAAGCGATTCATGTATGAAGAATGCTACAAGACCCCGTTCCTTGTCCGCTGGCCGGGCGTCACGCATCCCGGAACGGTCAACCGGGACCTCGTCTCCAATCTCGACTTTGCCCAGACGATCCTGGACATCGCAGGGGCGAAGGCCGATCCGGAAATGCAGGGACTGAGTCTTGTCCCGCTGCTGAAGGGGGCAACGCCGAAAGACTGGCGGAAGAGCCTCTACTACCACTACTACGAATTCCCCGCAGTCCACAGCGTACAACGGCATTACGGCGTCAAGACAACTCGCTACAAGCTGCTGTATTTCTACCATCTCGGAGAGTGGGAGCTGTTCGACCTGGAACGCGACCCGCACGAACTCCACAGCGTCTACAACGACCCCGGCTACGCTCAGGTGCAGCAGGAGTTGATCGGGGAACTGCAGCGGCTCCGCGAGGAGTACCAGGTCCCCGAAGACCCGAAACCGGTCGATCCCCCTCCCGGCGCAGCCAGGAAGAAGAAAAAGGCTGCCTGACCAAGCTTGCCTGCACCGGCGAGATTTCCGGCAATTCGGTCGGTCGTATCGTAGACTCTTCCGGTGCCGCGATTTGTCGGCGTAATGTTCCGAACCAGCGATCGGGCTGACAGTGAAGTGGTTCTTCGTTCTCGCGTGCCTCCTGCCGGCCTTCTGGGTCTCTTTCCTGGCCACCTGGGGCATGCGCTGGCTCTCGCCGCGACTGGGACTGATCGATAAGCCCGCCGCGCGGAAGGTTCATCGGGTTCCGACGCCGCTGGGGGGCGGCGTCGGCATCATCTGCGGCGTGCTGCTGCCGCTGGCGGCCGTCCAGGTCTGCCTCTGGCTCTGGAGCGGCAACCCGCCGACATGGATCCCCCTGGAGCTGCGACAGCATCTCCCCGGCGCGATTTCGCGGACCCCGGAATTGTGGGGCGTCCTGGCCGCGGCGGGAGTCCTGGCGGTCATGGGGCTCTGGGACGATTTCCGCCCCCTCCCCTGGCAGCCGCGGATCGCAGTTCAATTCCTGATGGCGTCGCTGGTCGTCATGTCCGGCGTCCGTGCGACGCTCTTCATGACTAACCCCTGGATCGGCGGCATTCTCAGCGTTCTGTGGCTGGTCGTGCTGGTCAATTCGTTCAACTTCCTCGACAACATGGACGGGTTGTCGAGCGGAATCGCTCTCATCGTCAGCGTGATGTTCGCCGCCATGATGCTCCTCAAGCCGGGCGATCCCCGCTGGCTCGTGGCCGGCTTCTTCCTGGTTCTGGCGGGCGCGCTGCTCGGTTTTCTCTGCCACAACTGGTCGCCGGCGCGGATTTTCATGGGGGACTCGGGAAGCTATTTCCTGGGATTTACCATCGGCAGCATGACCCTGCAGGGGACGTTCTATACCCCGGAATCGAGCCACGACCACGTCATGCTCGCCCCCCTCTGCGTCCTGGCGGTCCCCCTCTACGACACGCTGTCGGTGATCTGGATCCGCCTGCGCGAAGGCCGCAGTCCATTTCAGCCCGACAAGAAGCACTTTTCCCACCGCCTCGTCGCGCTGGGACTCAAACCCGTTCAGGCCGTCCTGACCGTGCACCTGACGACGCTGACGACCGGCATCGGCGGTCTGCTGCTGTATGCCGTTCCGGACTGGACGTCAGGGGGGCTCGTGCTGGCCAGCGTCGCCTGCATTCTGGCGATCATCGCGATTCTGGAATCGGCTCCGCGTCCCGCCATCGCTCCGCCGCCCTCCCCGACCAATCCCGGCGCCGCCGACTGAACGAGCACTTCGCCGCATCCTGCAACGACACACTCGC harbors:
- a CDS encoding sulfatase, translating into MTLRRAVLSASILLVVSFVGTAAAAPPNVLLLFTDDHAAHAMSCYGSKVNKTPHLDRIAQEGMRFEHCYVGNSLCGPSRATILTGKHSHKNGFKKNGDRFDGSQMTFPKLLQQAGYQTAMIGKWHLESDPTGFDHWEVLVGQGPYYNPPMIRNGERVKHEGYTTEIIGDLTQQWLDRRDPNKPFLLMTQHKAPHREWQPGPRYFDMYKDEEIPEPATLFDDYGGRASPARTQTLSIAREMNDLDLKLVPPKNLTPEQLKLWHAAYDAENEAFHKANLQGSELVRWKYQRYMKDYLRCVAAVDDQVGRVLDYLDRNDLTKNTVVIYASDQGFFLGDHGWFDKRFMYEECYKTPFLVRWPGVTHPGTVNRDLVSNLDFAQTILDIAGAKADPEMQGLSLVPLLKGATPKDWRKSLYYHYYEFPAVHSVQRHYGVKTTRYKLLYFYHLGEWELFDLERDPHELHSVYNDPGYAQVQQELIGELQRLREEYQVPEDPKPVDPPPGAARKKKKAA
- a CDS encoding MraY family glycosyltransferase, producing MKWFFVLACLLPAFWVSFLATWGMRWLSPRLGLIDKPAARKVHRVPTPLGGGVGIICGVLLPLAAVQVCLWLWSGNPPTWIPLELRQHLPGAISRTPELWGVLAAAGVLAVMGLWDDFRPLPWQPRIAVQFLMASLVVMSGVRATLFMTNPWIGGILSVLWLVVLVNSFNFLDNMDGLSSGIALIVSVMFAAMMLLKPGDPRWLVAGFFLVLAGALLGFLCHNWSPARIFMGDSGSYFLGFTIGSMTLQGTFYTPESSHDHVMLAPLCVLAVPLYDTLSVIWIRLREGRSPFQPDKKHFSHRLVALGLKPVQAVLTVHLTTLTTGIGGLLLYAVPDWTSGGLVLASVACILAIIAILESAPRPAIAPPPSPTNPGAAD